From Selenomonas ruminantium AC2024, a single genomic window includes:
- a CDS encoding phosphoribosylformylglycinamidine cyclo-ligase — METIHIQIGEVRTLDVDNWQIIPDDRQQQVEIIGGVAVQDFGHIEAGDKVSCNVTMTIVNWEVVCGYWNSRQLVQITDEGGNVWPSMRVVVKSYQYVSRFPKAVKATLEFWRL, encoded by the coding sequence GTGGAGACAATACATATTCAAATTGGTGAGGTCAGGACACTGGATGTAGACAACTGGCAGATAATCCCGGATGACCGTCAGCAACAAGTGGAAATCATCGGTGGTGTGGCCGTGCAGGATTTCGGTCATATTGAAGCCGGGGATAAGGTTTCCTGCAATGTCACCATGACGATTGTGAACTGGGAAGTTGTTTGCGGTTACTGGAACAGCCGGCAATTGGTGCAGATTACAGATGAAGGCGGCAACGTCTGGCCGTCTATGCGAGTAGTGGTGAAGTCCTATCAATATGTATCCCGCTTTCCCAAGGCAGTAAAAGCGACATTAGAATTTTGGAGGTTATGA
- the crcB gene encoding fluoride efflux transporter CrcB has translation MHLFYVFIGGGLGAICRYLATSVIGSRFGIMFPFGTLFVNTVGSFLMALILGFLLPLARTTNMMPESLRLLLTVGFLGGFTTFSSFSMETLTLMRGGSYFLAIINVTANIVLGFCAAVIGYKLSSSLC, from the coding sequence ATGCATCTTTTTTATGTTTTCATCGGTGGTGGACTTGGGGCTATTTGCCGCTACCTTGCCACATCCGTAATTGGCAGCCGTTTTGGTATTATGTTTCCTTTCGGCACACTGTTTGTTAATACCGTTGGCAGTTTTCTCATGGCACTTATTTTGGGATTTTTATTACCCTTGGCCAGAACCACCAACATGATGCCAGAATCGTTACGTCTACTTTTGACCGTTGGCTTTCTTGGTGGATTTACAACTTTTTCCTCGTTCAGCATGGAAACTTTGACACTAATGCGAGGAGGCAGTTATTTTCTCGCCATAATTAACGTTACCGCCAATATTGTGCTCGGCTTTTGTGCGGCTGTAATAGGCTATAAACTTTCTTCATCACTATGCTAA
- a CDS encoding major tail protein: protein MAEMKPASRMVSGQFINIQRLHVAKLLTDEVGSEATYDTPIDLGKVLRSIDIKPSNSSADLYADGQSIDTATNTASYELTFDTAALPLEYVAYLLGHKCENGVMVANKDDVAPYFAVMFQSDKRNGSKRLTKFFKVMFQEPSVKGSTKEESISYQTPTLTAKAIYRLSDGNSYTYADTESAGLDAEIASNWYTTV, encoded by the coding sequence ATGGCAGAAATGAAACCGGCCAGCAGAATGGTCAGCGGACAGTTTATCAATATACAGCGGCTGCATGTGGCAAAGCTGCTGACGGATGAAGTCGGAAGTGAAGCAACCTATGATACCCCCATCGACTTGGGCAAGGTACTGCGGAGCATCGACATCAAGCCCTCCAACAGCAGTGCCGACCTCTATGCAGATGGCCAGTCCATAGACACCGCCACCAACACGGCATCCTATGAACTGACCTTCGACACAGCGGCTTTGCCCTTGGAGTATGTGGCTTACCTCTTGGGACATAAATGTGAGAACGGCGTGATGGTTGCCAATAAAGATGATGTGGCTCCGTATTTTGCCGTGATGTTTCAGAGCGACAAACGGAACGGCAGCAAGCGGCTGACAAAATTTTTCAAAGTTATGTTCCAAGAACCCTCGGTTAAAGGCTCCACCAAGGAAGAAAGCATTTCCTATCAGACGCCGACCTTGACTGCTAAGGCCATCTACAGATTGTCAGACGGCAATTCTTACACCTATGCCGATACCGAAAGTGCCGGGCTGGATGCAGAAATTGCAAGTAACTGGTATACCACGGTTTGA
- a CDS encoding DUF3168 domain-containing protein, whose amino-acid sequence MNIKEKVYKTLSTSRELTSLLARDRRCRCIYPGISPNAGSYPIIVYNIISDVPALTADGFEMERRVTVRLQILTKDGQYEHIHDVVNKIMKGLGFMRRQSLEMAERDVFVFCVDYVIGIGVDE is encoded by the coding sequence ATGAATATCAAGGAAAAAGTGTATAAGACCCTGAGTACGTCAAGGGAACTGACATCATTGCTGGCAAGAGACAGGCGGTGTCGGTGCATTTATCCCGGCATCAGCCCCAATGCTGGCAGCTACCCAATCATTGTGTACAACATCATATCGGATGTTCCGGCTCTCACGGCAGACGGTTTCGAGATGGAACGGCGCGTAACCGTGCGGCTGCAGATTCTCACTAAGGACGGACAATATGAGCATATTCATGATGTGGTAAATAAAATCATGAAGGGACTGGGCTTTATGCGCCGTCAGTCCTTGGAAATGGCAGAGCGCGATGTATTTGTGTTCTGCGTGGATTATGTAATTGGAATAGGAGTGGATGAATAA
- a CDS encoding HK97-gp10 family putative phage morphogenesis protein, whose translation MAKSYQSAEKILRELGENATKAAKDALADGAEIVMQEARNRCPVYKGNDHRVVKGALRDSIHTVKQKGGAKYKIIADATSHDGIFYGKLVEFSPAINKPFMYPAMDARRDEVRNKIIDAVREALRRK comes from the coding sequence ATGGCTAAAAGTTACCAATCCGCAGAGAAAATTCTGAGAGAACTGGGGGAGAATGCCACCAAGGCCGCCAAGGATGCCTTGGCAGATGGAGCGGAAATTGTCATGCAGGAGGCAAGGAACCGCTGCCCTGTCTATAAGGGCAATGACCACCGTGTGGTCAAAGGTGCTTTGCGCGATTCTATCCATACCGTCAAACAAAAAGGCGGTGCCAAGTACAAAATCATTGCTGACGCTACATCCCACGATGGCATTTTTTACGGCAAGCTGGTGGAATTCAGCCCAGCAATCAACAAGCCCTTTATGTATCCTGCCATGGATGCCAGACGGGATGAGGTCAGGAATAAGATAATCGATGCGGTAAGGGAGGCACTTCGCAGGAAATGA
- a CDS encoding head-tail adaptor protein codes for MYVYLSELRQRIKILRPIAEEDAVGNLIEQGKTEVATVWAKVLPYAAKISDGYAEKVDEVSYRIVIRYREDIEVTDIIEWRDRRLIMSAPPYPLDGGRKYLVMEAKELVEDG; via the coding sequence ATGTATGTATATTTGAGTGAGTTGCGACAGAGAATAAAAATCCTGCGCCCCATAGCTGAAGAAGACGCTGTCGGCAACCTTATTGAGCAGGGCAAGACGGAGGTGGCTACGGTCTGGGCGAAGGTTCTGCCCTATGCCGCCAAGATTTCAGACGGCTATGCCGAGAAGGTGGATGAGGTGTCATACCGGATAGTAATTCGCTATCGTGAGGACATTGAGGTTACGGACATAATTGAGTGGCGTGACAGGAGGCTAATAATGTCAGCCCCACCTTACCCTTTGGACGGTGGTCGCAAGTATCTCGTCATGGAGGCAAAGGAGCTGGTGGAAGATGGCTAA